Proteins encoded by one window of Vitis riparia cultivar Riparia Gloire de Montpellier isolate 1030 chromosome 11, EGFV_Vit.rip_1.0, whole genome shotgun sequence:
- the LOC117924691 gene encoding receptor-like protein 1: protein MTGGVPTWLLDNNANLEHLSFRGNNLTGVLDLPSNSKHSHMFSLDFSLNCIHGELPPFIGSIFPRLEFLNLSGNALQGNIPSSMGDMEWLESLDLSNNHLSGQLPEHMMMGCISLVFLKLSNNSLLGTLPTISNLTQLKYLFLDNNDFSGKISHGFSNSSSLQILDISYNLLTGQIPDWIGDFSTLSALSLSRNHFDGAVPTGFCKLNKLRFLDLSHNKIGPTLPPCANLTNMKFLHLESNKLTGHIPHVLSEATSLVTLDLRDNTLSGPIPLWISLLSTLRVLLLNGNQLEDSIPLHLCQLKSISILDLSHNHFSGTIPFCLDNITFGRESPLIDDTFITESRLYEFLIIGFDDSQLSVYTALSVNFELSAESEEIEFITKRRSESYMGNILYFMSGLDLSGNKLTGPIPPEIGNLSGIHTLNLSYNQLIGSIPETFSNLKEIESLDLSHNGLMGQIPPQMVELNFLSVFTVAHNNLSGKIPEWKFQFATFQQSSYEGNPLLCGLPLERSCTPINAPPAVKPPVSNNTENISWEAIFLWSFGGSYGVAFLGIIAFLYLNSSYRELLFYFIGKHVPFLRLWG from the coding sequence ATGACAGGAGGTGTCCCGACCTGGTTATTAGACAATAATGCGAATCTAGAACATCTAAGCTTTCGAGGTAACAACTTGACGGGTGTTCTTGATTTGCCCTCAAATTCAAAACATTCCCACATGTTTTCACTTGATTTCTCCTTGAATTGCATTCATGGAGAGCTTCCACCTTTCATCGGCTCTATTTTTCCAAGGTTGGAGTTCTTAAACTTGTCTGGAAATGCATTACAAGGTAATATTCCTTCCTCAATGGGTGATATGGAATGGTTGGAATCTTTAGACTTGTCGAATAACCATCTCTCGGGACAACTACCTGAGCACATGATGATGGGTTGCATCTCATTGGTGTTTTTGAAGCTATCCAACAATAGTTTACTTGGCACTCTCCCTACAATATCGAACTTGACACAgttgaaatatttgtttttggaTAACAATGATTTCTCGGGAAAGATTTCTCATGGATTTTCTAATAGCTCTTCCCTACAAATTTTGGATATCAGCTATAACTTGTTGACGGGTCAAATTCCAGATTGGATTGGAGACTTCTCAACCTTGAGCGCACTTAGTTTGTCTAGAAATCATTTCGATGGTGCTGTGCCAACAGGCTTTTGCAAACTCAACAAACTACGCTTTTTAGACCTTTCTCACAACAAAATTGGCCCGACCCTTCCTCCTTGTGCCAATCTAACAAACATGAAGTTTTTACATTTGGAAAGCAATAAACTAACAGGACATATACCCCATGTTCTGTCTGAAGCTACTTCTCTTGTGACATTGGATTTGAGGGATAACACACTATCAGGCCCAATTCCCCTTTGGATTAGTTTACTTTCAACATTGAGGGTTCTTCTCTTGAATGGAAATCAACTTGAAGACTCAATTCCTCTTCATTTGTGTCAACTCAAGTCAATCAGCATACTGGATCTTTCCCATAATCATTTTTCCGGAACAATACCTTTTTGCCTAGATAATATCACATTTGGAAGGGAATCTCCATTAATAGATGATACATTTATTACCGAATCTCGTTTGTATGAATTCTTAATAATAGGTTTTGATGACAGTCAACTTTCTGTGTACACGGCTCTAAGTGTGAATTTTGAGCTATCGGCTGAAAGTGAAGAAATAGAGTTCATAACAAAGCGTAGGTCGGAATCTTATATGGGAAACATCTTGTACTTCATGTCTGGATTGGATCTTTCAGGGAATAAATTAACAGGTCCAATTCCTCCAGAAATTGGAAATCTAAGTGGGATTCATACTCTAAACTTATCGTACAACCAGTTGATAGGATCTATTCCAGAGACATTTTCCAACCTAAAGGAAATAGAAAGCTTGGACCTATCCCACAATGGATTGATGGGTCAAATTCCACCACAGATGGTAGAGTTAAACTTCTTGTCGGTCTTCACTGTCGCTCACAACAATTTATCAGGTAAGATTCCAGAGTGGAAGTTTCAATTTGCAACATTTCAACAAAGCAGTTATGAGGGCAACCCTCTTCTATGTGGGCTGCCATTAGAGCGCAGTTGCACTCCCATCAATGCCCCACCTGCAGTCAAACCACCGGTTTCAAACAACACAGAAAATATCTCTTGGGAAGCCATATTCTTATGGAGTTTTGGAGGATCATATGGAGTGGCATTCTTAGGCATCATTGCTTTCCTCTACTTGAACTCCTCTTACCGAGAGTTGCTCTTTTATTTCATTGGAAAGCATGTCCCTTTTCTTCGGTTATGGGGTTGA
- the LOC117924692 gene encoding leucine-rich repeat receptor-like protein kinase PXC2 has product MEVSSSLYLAVLYGTFLSLLLGYGSLGCLEEEKVGLLQLKASINHPNGTALSSWGGEVGDCCRWENVTCDNKTNRVNQLSLSYIRLDGGLGNWSLNASLLLPFQQLQILDLSDNHLTGIQGILRLKKLRVLNLDLNWLTTIPILSALPSLKVLDLSYNLINSSQLQGLKYLSRLEVLNLKSNSLMGGIPTIIGTLRYLKSLSLGFNHLNGSLSMEGEWLGF; this is encoded by the exons ATGGAAGTCTCTTCCAGTTTGTATCTTGCAGTACTTTATGGGACTTTTTTAAGTCTACTACTTGGTTATGGAAGTTTAGGGTgcttggaagaagaaaaagttggTCTTTTGCAACTTAAAGCTTCCATCAATCACCCAAATGGCACAGCCCTTTCTTCTTGGGGAGGGGAGGTTGGTGATTGCTGCAGATGGGAGAATGTCACATGTGATAACAAAACAAACCGAGTCAACCAACTTTCTCTTAGTTATATCAGACTTGACGGAGGGTTGGGAAACTGGTCCTTGAATGCCTCCCTACTTCTTCCCTTCCAGCAACTTCAAATATTAGATCTGAGTGACAACCATTTGACAG GCATTCAAGGCATACTAAGATTGAAAAAATTACGAGTTCTGAATCTTGATTTGAATTGGTTGACAACAATTCCAATTTTAAGTGCCCTACCTTCACTCAAGGTTCTGGATCTTAGCTACAATCTTATAAATTCTTCCCAATTGCAAG GACTAAAATATTTGAGCAGGCTGGAGGTGTTGAATCTAAAGTCGAATAGTTTAATGGGTGGTATTCCAACAATTATTGGCACTTTGAGATATCTTAAATCCTTATCTCTTGGCTTCAATCATTTAAATGGTTCTTTATCCATGGAAGGTGAGTGGCtaggattttga